CCAAACCATGTGTCATCTTTCAAGGGAAGAAAAAGATCTGTCTGATATTGTACCTTTTTAGGGGCAAATAGTGGCATCATGAAGAGAGTATTTGTGCTTTACCTAATATATCACCCACTCATGACCCCTCATTTAATCTTTGATTGCTTGATTCTTGACGGTGGACAGATATAATCCACACCaactttttatatcattatggaaaaatatcaaaatataagatGAGGAGGAATAAAActgatatattaaataattataaaaattataagattgaTAAGTCATAACAGATAATGCTTGTTCTGTTAAGTGATCAGTTACTATAATAATATTAGGTGATGTATGGAAAACTAGGTAACTGATAGTTGTTGTAATAGCATGTGATATCTGATAAGTCAAGTAATTGATTCCTATTACTTGCCAAAAGTCTTTTTTGATGAATATGGAGGCTCTCATGTGATAAAGTCAGTAactttatagagaaaaaaatataatgatattttaaagagatagaCTTTGAAAACATGTATACTAAAAATGTTGAGAATGAAAAGATTGTGAACCTTGATTTGAaggattaataatatatttataatccatgaattttatccttttgtggAGAGGAGGGGCCATAATATAATTTCACCCTTGTGATGTTTTTAGTGTATTCTACTCAAAACAATATGTATTGGATTAGTATAAAATACTGAAAGATCCTTATggggtttaagaaaaattttcTAATGAGTATTGAGTTCGGGCAAGGTGCCTGAGACAATTAGAATTAAAAGTGGGTCCATGCATACTGCCTGGACCCAAACACGCCGGGCTCAGGCGTGATAACTCGAGCCCACAAGGAAAAAGTGAGTCCAAACATGTTGTCTGGACCCAAACATATTGAGCTTGGGCATAACAGCCCGAGCCCACAAGGGCACTAGGATGCATGCCGAGTACCCTTAGTTCTTGGCAACACATCTAGTGCATTGCATGAGCGTATATGCGCTCGAGATTTTTACCTAAGCCcatgtttttgtgtgttttttgagaaatgtttttagaaattttctaGTTTCATTAATTTGGATCGAACATAGGATCATTTTTCTTCGATCTTCGCTGATTAACAttcttaaaatgattttatttcgAAGAAAGCAGCAAGCTCCCCTTGTCCTTGTGTGCGGTATTATTGCATTTTTGTCCCCAGGATACCCTTACATAACAAATTTATTAGACCCAATTCAAGAAATCTTATATTATTTCAGGagtaattcttatttttattttatggagaGAGATGGATacagaaataaaacagaaaacaacacccgtatgataataatatttatacttaattataaaaatatttcttttttaacatatttttctcTCTACTATTTGCAACATGTGAAAATGTCATTGTTGATTTTCATCAGTTGAAATTTACAGCAGAATAAAACTCGTAATTAAATCATGCACGTAGCAATCAACTAATATATATTCAACCCGTCTTCAACACATGATAGCAAGACTAGCTAGGAATTAATACCTTCAAATAATCAGAGACTAAAacactgaaaaaatcaaacagcTTTCACATGTCTTTTGATGATAAACTCATATATATGTCGATACATTGCATTTTAGTGAGGGATCGTGCCCAGTACAGTCCTTTAATCGAGCTGTTAAGAGCCTCAGTTTTCTGGTGGGGTTAATTTCATGTTATAGGACGTGACAGCAGCATGGGCTTAGCCTAATATGGGGTGCAAAACTTTAACTAAAATAGTGGCTCGCACATTGAAttcccagatttttttttccttttttctcttctaaatttattgtttaatgcTCTGTTGCACCAAAATGACAACTCTATTCGGTTTATAAGCGAGGAACGCACTGATATCTTGTGGACTTTTGAGAAAAGTTTAGGGTGGAAACTTGGCATTTTAGGTTGATTCACGAGAAGTTGTTATCTGCCTCGGATATGtaatgttttctttcatttctcttcCAAGCTCTGAAAAGTTGTGGTGCTGCAAAAACCATGTACTGTATTTTATAAAGCAAGAGCTTTCTTGTAAATTAACCACAAGTACTCTTAGTAAAGTGAAGTATTTATGAGGAGCTGGCTAGTAGGTTTAAAGAGATAAGAGCAGCACAAAGTTTTCTTAGCTGTGCACAGTTGAGAGCTCATTGAATGTAAGGTAATGTCATCTGGTTGATGAATCTGGTGTGCACGTTACTATCCTTTTCAAACCATAAACAAAAGCCATCTCAAGAGGGTCCCTGACCTCATGTGATGCCCTTAATTTGGTGTCGGAGAGGCTCTGACATAACTCCTTAGCAACATTATATAAGGAGTCTTTAGGGGTAACGAGCCCTTCATGCTTTGTATCAACAACACTAAAAGGAAGCTTATTACAGCTTCTAAGTTTGGCATCTGAGTGTTGGTGTTCCCAATGCGGATTCTCCCCGTTTTTCGAGGAGCAGTTCTGTGCTTCTACGTGTCCTTACTCTTTGCTGCAACTTTCTGCTATGCCGGTGACAAGACAGTTGAGGTAGTTGGGACAGGAGAATGTGCAGATTGTGCAGAGAGTAACATTAAGACTGTTCATGCCTTTTCAggtaaacatgtttttttggcAAATGTTAGGGGTGCAGTCATTTTGTGACATCAATCGTAGTAACTATTTTGTTGATCCTATATAGATGCGTTGTCCTTTCCAAGGTCACACAGGCTTGTGGCATGATCAGCTAGACCTTGTGAATTGTGACGTGCATATCTTGCAACATCTGGAAGGTGATGATAATCTGATGCAATATTTTTTGCAGGGCTTCGAGTGACAATTGATTGCAAGCCTGAAAATGGAGAGTTCAAAACAAGAGGGTTTGGTGAGCTTGACGAAGAAGGGAAGTTCAAAGTGTCTCTTCCAAGTGAGGTTGTGAAGGATGGGAAATTGAAGGAGGAATGCTATGCACAGCTTCACAGTGCATCAGCTGCACCATGCCCATCCCATGATGGCCTAGAGTCCTCCAAGATCGTCTTGAAGTCGAAAACTGATGAGAAACACACATTTGGGCTTGCAGGGAAACTGAAGTTTTCACCTGTGACTTGCACTTCAGCATTCTTGTGGCCTCACTTCAAGTATCCACCACTACCTAAATTGCCTCCATTGCCAAAATGGAAACTTCCACCATTGAAAGATTTTCACCATCCTTACCTATTCCCACCTAAAGTCTTTCCTCCATTCCCCCCGAAGGTGTTCCCACCTCTCCCACCAAAGCTCTTCCCTCCAAAGCCTTTTCCTCCACCACTTCCAGTCTACAAGAAGCCACTCCCACCTCCAGTTCCAATCTACAAGCCAGAGCCAAAACCACCAGTTTTCAAGCCTCCTCCGGTCCCAATCTACAAGAAGCCACTCCCACCTCCAGCTCCAATTCCAATCTACAAGCCAGAGCCAAAACCACCAGTCTTCAAGCCTCCTCCGGTCCCAATCTACAAGAAGCCACTCCCACCTCCAGTTCCAATCTACAAGAAGCCACTCCCACCTCCAGTTCCAATCTACAAGCCAAAGCCCAAACCACCAGTTTTCAAGCCTCCTCCGGTCCCAATCTACAAGCCAAAACCACCAGTCTTCAAGCTTCCTCCGGTCCCAATCTATAAGAAGCCACTCCCACCTCCAGTTCCAATCTACAAGCCAAAGCCAAAACCACCAGTTTTCAAGCCTCCTCCGGTCCCAATCTACAAGCCAAAACCACCAGTCTTCAAACCCCCTCCTGTTCCAGTCTACAAACCAAAGCCAAAACCACCAATCTACAAGCCTCTCCCACCTCCTGTTCCCATCTCCAAGCCTCTCCCTCCAATCCCAAAGATCCCTCCATTTTATAAGAAGCCATTGCCCCCTCTTCCTAAGCTTCCCCCTCACCCCAAGATTCCCCCAATCTACAAGCCTAAACCACCAGTCTTCAAGCCCCCTCCCGTTCCAATCTACAAACCAGAGCCAAAACCACCAATCTACAAGCCTCTACCACCTCCCGTTCCCATCTATAAGCCTCTCCCTCCAATCCCAAAGATCCCTCCATTTTACAAGAAGCCATGCCCCCCTCTTCCTAAGCTTCCTCCTCACCCCAAGATTCCTCCAAAGTACCTCAACCACCCCAAGTTTGGAAAATGGCCTCCCTTGCCACCATATTCTCCCATTCATTAGGCTATATTGCAGCTTTCTTACCTGCAAGTAGGATGAATGTTGCTTCTCTCAATTATTTATGACTGCTAGTGTGAAATTCTCTGTGCTGTACTGAAATAAAGCCTTCAAGATAgggaaagaaagcaaaagaagacATCATGGGGAGTGAAGAGCGCGGATTGTTATTTACTAATTATTACCTATATTGTCAGTGAACTCAAATTGATTGTCTTTGGGAatttcctcttttcttcttgACTTGTAAATTTCATTTTCCAATGCCTTTGCAATAATATTATATGTCATTTCTGTTAAGAGTACTACTTCACTTACACTTGCATGTTGCACTGCTGCATGCATGGCAAGCCAGCAGATAACTTTAACTAATTAGTCGAATGTCTTTATCTAAAACCATCCAGTAGTAATTTCTTGTGTACTGCATCCACTAGCATGATCAGCTTGTGTTCATGTGTACCTAATCTGAGATATGGACGCGTCCCATTACCAGAACTCATTTTGATGTTCAAACAACTACTGGTAGCAAAGATATTGAATTTGAAACAGGCGCCCTTGCCCATTATCACAACTCGCGCGTTTTAATGTTCAAGAACTTCCAGTTTTTGGTTGCCAACATTGACACTTTGGGctacttaaaaaaaaggacagaATGCTCTTACAGACTAAGAGGGCGATAATGGGATCCATGTTTTGGTTGGCAGCTGAGCATTGaatgaccttttgtttttatcatatgGACCACATGCACGCAGCACAGGCAAGAGTGTGGTGCCAAAGGAAGAATCAAACCATAATTTTAGCAATCTGGTTAGCTAGAAACAACCATGAATCAAGGATTAGTAAGGTTCTTGATGGGCTTTGCATGCCTCTGTAGTCAATTGACAAGCAAGACATCTGGTATTCACCACAAGTAATTGATGAATAAAAGAACATTGTAGTGGAATACATCTGTAATTCTGCATCTGCCAAACGAAATCTCACTATAATGCAAGACATAGTTCCGAGGAAGGATTCGGCCATGGTCAGCCGGAGAACTTCCTGTCCACGCAAAGAGTAGCGTATGGGGTCCGAATTGAAGGATCCGATCATATATTTTTGCAAGTGCGGTTTTTTTGTAGGTGTAAATAAGTCCGATAAACACACAGTTTTTTTCTTGGAGTTTGGTTGGTGTGATTTATGAAAAAAGACTTGCATTTtagatcataatttaaaagttgttttctcataaataattgatgataaaaataaatctaagctATATATAAGCTATTCGATTAATTAAAactgatttaaaataaattcttggaACAAGATAGGTAGTGTAGAATCCATAAAactgattatatcaaaatttTGACATAATTAAGTGATAAATActttattaagttaaaaatcattCCTAATCAAagttatatcaaattttttttaaatcataccTTAGTTTATACATTCGCTTATGTTGGCAACAATCGTCTCAACAAATATATACTCTGTTTataagtttttgtttgtttttgtgttttaaaaatatttttgaaaaactttgaaatttttttatttttttctttgcttcaattaatatttttttggtattttcaaatcattttgatatgctgatgtcaaaaataattttaaaaaaataaaaaaatatattattttgatatattttcgagtgaaaaacactttaaaaaataatcgtaaCCACATTCTCAAATACATTCTAATAAGTATTAAAAGAGCCTCAAGAAAATCCGATTGATTACGAGATATTTGACACTTaggtcatgtttgttttctggaaagtagtttccgggaaatcacttttcaaattttctcaTGTTTGTTtaccattaggaaagttggtcaacggaaaacactttccggtcaacggaaaacacttttcagtcaaagaaaaatttggcttggttttcagaaaagtgtttttctttttggctgtgtttgttttccggaaagtgattttcaggaaatcactttccaaactttcctgtgtttgtttgccgttaggaaagttggtcaacggaaaacacttttcagtcaaaggaaaatttggcttggttttcaggaaagtgttttcctgaaaaatttgggcggaaaacactttccggaagttgtgaaaaaattagaaatgtcattatttgctgattatatcaaatttgatccttaaacttttgattgctatatatattaactttggtccttatttttataattgctatttgccttttccttatcatttttttattgaaattttttatctatcaaatttggtcctcattcttttgattgttacttattttatttgaaataatttatgaaatgttgattgttattattttaatttcttcatctttcattttttttaaaattttttagatttgatctctattattttgattattatttattttatttgagataatttatgaaattatatttttttttcaatttcattctcattcaactatttaatttgtaagatttgtattttaataaacttgagaaaaataaaatattaataagttattttcagctcattttccgtgacataaccaaacactggaaattattttccaacttatttttcattacacttcCAAACATCAAAAAGTAATTCACTTtttcggaattcactttctcggaattcactttccaaaagaaaactactttccagcaaacaaacgggaccTTAATGACAGCAATCACAACACTTATGAATACCattcaattaattcttttttgtatgaaaaaaattagtatattatcgattttttttaaagtatttttttaatagcagcgcatcaaaataatataaaataaaaatattaaatattaaataaaaataaaataaaaaataaattttcataaaatattattttaaatttcacatCATAGATGCACGGAAataattaaagctaaaaaatatagttatttatCGTTGTCCAAGAGGAGGCCTTGTTAGCTGTTATTTAACTTATTCTAGAGTAGACAGTACTGCGATGGTCCATACTGGCCGAGCAGAAAAACACAGtgcatttaattatatatttattaatgaaCCTCCGGCTAATTAAGTGCTGTTATATATACCAATTCATACAAGTTGCCATCTGTCTATAAATGCGGTTCTTAAAAGCCcattgaaaagcactttgatTGCAGCTTGTTGTCTCCTTGAAGGgctgttaattaataatttgatcaaataatcGAGACTAAGTGTCAAACACCTTTCAACTTGATTACATAATCCATTCCAACTTGATTACATAATCCATTTGACCAACtcaatccaataatttaaatttttaaatataatttatataattttctaatattatttgtcttttgtgCTAATATTTATCTACTTGAAAGTGACATGGCTTGTAGCAGACCTATCATCCTCATCCACAAAATCACACttgcatgctaattaattaagaaatacactaaaaaatgcgaggaaaatactattttttatattattatttaacaagagataaattattatgaattaccttatttgtttttatttgtaatggATAGCCAATTAAAGCATATTTATTAAAGAAGTTTAAGATTCAAAGATGGGggactaaactaaaaaacatgacAAGAAAAGATGGTTTTCTTAAACTTGGGGCTAAAGTACACTTTGATCCTCTAGCTTTTTGAATTATAAACTTTCAATCCttaacaatttatgaaatttaattttgatatcaaacttattttctttattttttgcccTTTGTttgggagaagagagaaaaaatggcCGGATTTCGGTGGTAGTGAGAGAAAGTCTTGGTTGAAACCGATTCCGGCTATGAAAACAAGTGGTTTCGGTGTCAATGTGTTTCTTTTAATGTAGAGTTTATCCAAGGTATTTTATCTCCCTTAAACCTGCTTGAAATGATAGATTTGAACCcgaaaaagaatattttttttgggttgctCGTAGGTTTTAGAGCCAATCCCTAGGTTGTTAGAGGCAATGAATATGTGTTATAAGGGGTTTagggtgtgtgtatatattgtaaaaatatGGTTGGGAAATGAGTTTTTCTTAATCTAAAATAGACAAGCTTAGTTTTTAATGACTAGAGATCGCTAAGATCTAAGCAAGGCAAGTGATGTGTtatctgaaatttttttcaaagaattaaaGGGTGTATGACCTATCATCTTctcaagaaaatgagaaaaaaataaggactaagtGTGTGGGCTGATCTAGGCCTGTGCACATGGATTTTTTTCTGGAGATCCAAGAGCTCTGGGCCATCCAAGCGTAAGAGAtcaagctttttctttttcttttacatttttatccAACCTTGttcattctttaatttatttgcttatttattttttaatttcatcatttaatatttgattgattattaaCTGGACACGtaacttattttgatttgatttttttttccaatcaccTTGATATTtagttggtttttaattttataggtgtttattttagataaaaaattattgaatccaATAAAATCCATAACCTAGGTCATGAGCTTAGATGATTAACTTCAGTTGGGTAGAGatcaagtttttataattttttttgttgtataattaattctcaatttatttaattgaaagtatgtataaatgttttaaatttaattgaatttttttatatacaaaatcaTATTGTAGAACACTGcctatacatttttttttttatcaagagtGTAAAATAGCTAGTAAATCACTAGTCGGTGTGTTGAATAAACGTTGTTAAATGGATTCTATTATTATATCATGTCTGCAAATCGAATTTTAGGCGGTTTCTTCTTGTCAAATTCAGAATAACCTTTTTCGAACCCAAAAAGTTCTTAGTAAAATGGGCCGACCGTCAGCCCATGAATTCCTCTATTACGGGCCTGACTTGTTACTTTGCTAATCGCCTAGAGAAACGACGTGTCTGTCATCTACCCAACATCCATTCTCACAGTAGCGTACCGACTCGTCATCATTGCTAAGCTTTAAAACCCTCCAGTTTAACACTGAAGTCCAAAAACCCCCCAAAGCgccaaaatgaaatgaaatcattttttttaaaaaaaaacgaaaaacccTCTCCAATTCAATCctcttcttcttaattttcaGGGTTTCGAGAATTCCAATCTACGGAAATCCCTTTCAATGTCAATCCCTAAAACCGTCGATTCCTCGCTCCGGTCTGATTCTTTCACTGCCATCCTCACTGACCTCGAAAAcgcctccctctctctctctctatttctctttgtttcgcttacaatttgaattttattttgttttgtaggCGAAAAAGCTGAAGGAGAATCACGCATGGTTGGTGGAAACTCTTTCTCTATTTAAGAAACTGAACGCGGCATCACGAGTGGCTTTGAATTAGGAGAAAATCAAAGCTGTTTCTAATTACATTCACCTAGTGTCCTATATCAGTTGCCTGATACCTTCTGGCTTTGTGTCAGTTCATTATCAGACACATTTACATATAGGGTTCCACGCTCCGTTTATCACATGGCCAATAACATGCTTCATCTTTGCATTTTTGAGTTACGTGCAGGGAATACAGGTTGCTGCTGCCAGGGTGCTATCTATGTTGTTTATCACAGCATATTATATTGAACCAAATTCGTCTGGCAATGTGTGCCTTGGTCTGGATGATAAGCAGGTTTGGATTTTTAAGCTGTGTTTTCTTAAAGAATAagaatttagttgtttttatccTAAATTTGATTAAGTGTTTCTTCTAGATCGCAGATATAAGGCACTCTGTAAAAAGTACATTAGTTAAGCAGTTGGACCAGAATGGAGATTTATTTGTTGCCAAAGTCAATCTGCTTACTGCTGCAACACATTATCAGGTATGTTTTAATAGGGCTTATTTCCTATATCTTTCCACTTAAATTGGCTTCTGACACAGAACTTCACGATCCATTCATACAGTTTTTTTGCAGTTATCTCAATACTTACTCCCTCATGGAAAACATCTGGATAGCTTTTATTTTCTGATAAAATCTGGTATCTCAATAACAGCTTTCTAGCATTGTACATTGTTTGCTTATTGGTGGTTTCTCTGTTGCAGCCTTCGTatcttcttgcttttttttcagCAGCCTGATCAATTTATACACTTCTTGTGAATATGACAATAAAATACCTTATCGTACAAAGTTGTCCTTTAAATTTTCctccatttatttattatttgttttggttctATTGATTCTGGCACTATAACCTTATTGACATACATGTTGCTATATCATTTGACTGTGACGAACCATTTTAGGATCTAAAATACCTCAGGAAGCACTCACTAATAGGTTATCATATCCACAATTACATGCCCTTGCAACTTGCAGGTTGCCACCAGTTTGTTCATTGTACATGTGATGGGGAAATTAGTAATCGGTAATGCAGGAAGTTTATCTGTATCATTGGTTGAGAAGATCCGCATCGCTTTTAACACGTGTGATACTGTCTTTAATTGGGCAAGCAATTCTCTCTATTTAGTCAATTGTTTGATGAGTTTTGTCCACTTTAAAGTTGATAGTTCGTTGGCAATCCCTTCAAGAGGTCTTTCTAGTTATTTATTAACAGCAATACCTGATTTTTGCAATTCTATTGTTTTAAAGTGACATTGCATCTTTTTAGTTTGGGTGCAACAGTTGAGCTGTCAGCTTGCCTTATCTGAA
The DNA window shown above is from Populus trichocarpa isolate Nisqually-1 chromosome 4, P.trichocarpa_v4.1, whole genome shotgun sequence and carries:
- the LOC18097900 gene encoding proline-rich protein 4 isoform X2 produces the protein MRILPVFRGAVLCFYVSLLFAATFCYAGDKTVEVVGTGECADCAESNIKTVHAFSGLRVTIDCKPENGEFKTRGFGELDEEGKFKVSLPSEVVKDGKLKEECYAQLHSASAAPCPSHDGLESSKIVLKSKTDEKHTFGLAGKLKFSPVTCTSAFLWPHFKYPPLPKLPPLPKWKLPPLKDFHHPYLFPPKVFPPFPPKVFPPLPPKLFPPKPFPPPLPVYKKPLPPPVPIYKPEPKPPVFKPPPVPIYKKPLPPPAPIPIYKPEPKPPVFKPPPVPIYKKPLPPPVPIYKPKPKPPVFKPPPVPIYKPKPPVFKLPPVPIYKKPLPPPVPIYKPKPKPPVFKPPPVPIYKPKPPVFKPPPVPVYKPKPKPPIYKPLPPPVPISKPLPPIPKIPPFYKKPLPPLPKLPPHPKIPPIYKPKPPVFKPPPVPIYKPEPKPPIYKPLPPPVPIYKPLPPIPKIPPFYKKPCPPLPKLPPHPKIPPKYLNHPKFGKWPPLPPYSPIH
- the LOC18097900 gene encoding proline-rich protein 4 isoform X6, with amino-acid sequence MRILPVFRGAVLCFYVSLLFAATFCYAGDKTVEVVGTGECADCAESNIKTVHAFSGLRVTIDCKPENGEFKTRGFGELDEEGKFKVSLPSEVVKDGKLKEECYAQLHSASAAPCPSHDGLESSKIVLKSKTDEKHTFGLAGKLKFSPVTCTSAFLWPHFKYPPLPKLPPLPKWKLPPLKDFHHPYLFPPKVFPPFPPKVFPPLPPKLFPPKPFPPPLPVYKKPLPPPVPIYKPEPKPPVFKPPPVPIYKKPLPPPAPIPIYKPEPKPPVFKPPPVPIYKKPLPPPVPIYKPKPKPPVFKPPPVPIYKPKPPVFKPPPVPVYKPKPKPPIYKPLPPPVPISKPLPPIPKIPPFYKKPLPPLPKLPPHPKIPPIYKPKPPVFKPPPVPIYKPEPKPPIYKPLPPPVPIYKPLPPIPKIPPFYKKPCPPLPKLPPHPKIPPKYLNHPKFGKWPPLPPYSPIH
- the LOC18097900 gene encoding repetitive proline-rich cell wall protein 2 isoform X1; this translates as MRILPVFRGAVLCFYVSLLFAATFCYAGDKTVEVVGTGECADCAESNIKTVHAFSGLRVTIDCKPENGEFKTRGFGELDEEGKFKVSLPSEVVKDGKLKEECYAQLHSASAAPCPSHDGLESSKIVLKSKTDEKHTFGLAGKLKFSPVTCTSAFLWPHFKYPPLPKLPPLPKWKLPPLKDFHHPYLFPPKVFPPFPPKVFPPLPPKLFPPKPFPPPLPVYKKPLPPPVPIYKPEPKPPVFKPPPVPIYKKPLPPPAPIPIYKPEPKPPVFKPPPVPIYKKPLPPPVPIYKKPLPPPVPIYKPKPKPPVFKPPPVPIYKPKPPVFKLPPVPIYKKPLPPPVPIYKPKPKPPVFKPPPVPIYKPKPPVFKPPPVPVYKPKPKPPIYKPLPPPVPISKPLPPIPKIPPFYKKPLPPLPKLPPHPKIPPIYKPKPPVFKPPPVPIYKPEPKPPIYKPLPPPVPIYKPLPPIPKIPPFYKKPCPPLPKLPPHPKIPPKYLNHPKFGKWPPLPPYSPIH
- the LOC18097900 gene encoding proline-rich protein 4 isoform X8 encodes the protein MRILPVFRGAVLCFYVSLLFAATFCYAGDKTVEVVGTGECADCAESNIKTVHAFSGLRVTIDCKPENGEFKTRGFGELDEEGKFKVSLPSEVVKDGKLKEECYAQLHSASAAPCPSHDGLESSKIVLKSKTDEKHTFGLAGKLKFSPVTCTSAFLWPHFKYPPLPKLPPLPKWKLPPLKDFHHPYLFPPKVFPPFPPKVFPPLPPKLFPPKPFPPPLPVYKKPLPPPVPIYKPEPKPPVFKPPPVPIYKPKPPVFKLPPVPIYKKPLPPPVPIYKPKPKPPVFKPPPVPIYKPKPPVFKPPPVPVYKPKPKPPIYKPLPPPVPISKPLPPIPKIPPFYKKPLPPLPKLPPHPKIPPIYKPKPPVFKPPPVPIYKPEPKPPIYKPLPPPVPIYKPLPPIPKIPPFYKKPCPPLPKLPPHPKIPPKYLNHPKFGKWPPLPPYSPIH
- the LOC18097900 gene encoding proline-rich protein 4 isoform X9 — its product is MRILPVFRGAVLCFYVSLLFAATFCYAGDKTVEVVGTGECADCAESNIKTVHAFSGLRVTIDCKPENGEFKTRGFGELDEEGKFKVSLPSEVVKDGKLKEECYAQLHSASAAPCPSHDGLESSKIVLKSKTDEKHTFGLAGKLKFSPVTCTSAFLWPHFKYPPLPKLPPLPKWKLPPLKDFHHPYLFPPKVFPPFPPKVFPPLPPKLFPPKPFPPPLPVYKKPLPPPVPIYKPEPKPPVFKPPPVPIYKKPLPPPVPIYKPKPKPPVFKPPPVPIYKPKPPVFKPPPVPVYKPKPKPPIYKPLPPPVPISKPLPPIPKIPPFYKKPLPPLPKLPPHPKIPPIYKPKPPVFKPPPVPIYKPEPKPPIYKPLPPPVPIYKPLPPIPKIPPFYKKPCPPLPKLPPHPKIPPKYLNHPKFGKWPPLPPYSPIH
- the LOC18097900 gene encoding proline-rich protein 4 isoform X4 codes for the protein MRILPVFRGAVLCFYVSLLFAATFCYAGDKTVEVVGTGECADCAESNIKTVHAFSGLRVTIDCKPENGEFKTRGFGELDEEGKFKVSLPSEVVKDGKLKEECYAQLHSASAAPCPSHDGLESSKIVLKSKTDEKHTFGLAGKLKFSPVTCTSAFLWPHFKYPPLPKLPPLPKWKLPPLKDFHHPYLFPPKVFPPFPPKVFPPLPPKLFPPKPFPPPLPVYKKPLPPPVPIYKPEPKPPVFKPPPVPIYKKPLPPPAPIPIYKPEPKPPVFKPPPVPIYKPKPPVFKLPPVPIYKKPLPPPVPIYKPKPKPPVFKPPPVPIYKPKPPVFKPPPVPVYKPKPKPPIYKPLPPPVPISKPLPPIPKIPPFYKKPLPPLPKLPPHPKIPPIYKPKPPVFKPPPVPIYKPEPKPPIYKPLPPPVPIYKPLPPIPKIPPFYKKPCPPLPKLPPHPKIPPKYLNHPKFGKWPPLPPYSPIH
- the LOC18097900 gene encoding proline-rich protein 4 isoform X7: MRILPVFRGAVLCFYVSLLFAATFCYAGDKTVEVVGTGECADCAESNIKTVHAFSGLRVTIDCKPENGEFKTRGFGELDEEGKFKVSLPSEVVKDGKLKEECYAQLHSASAAPCPSHDGLESSKIVLKSKTDEKHTFGLAGKLKFSPVTCTSAFLWPHFKYPPLPKLPPLPKWKLPPLKDFHHPYLFPPKVFPPFPPKVFPPLPPKLFPPKPFPPPLPVYKKPLPPPVPIYKPEPKPPVFKPPPVPIYKKPLPPPAPIPIYKPEPKPPVFKPPPVPIYKKPLPPPVPIYKKPLPPPVPIYKPKPKPPVFKPPPVPIYKPKPPVFKLPPVPIYKKPLPPPVPIYKPKPKPPVFKPPPVPIYKPKPPVFKPPPVPVYKPKPKPPIYKPLPPPVPISKPLPPPVPIYKPLPPIPKIPPFYKKPCPPLPKLPPHPKIPPKYLNHPKFGKWPPLPPYSPIH
- the LOC18097900 gene encoding proline-rich protein 4 isoform X3: MRILPVFRGAVLCFYVSLLFAATFCYAGDKTVEVVGTGECADCAESNIKTVHAFSGLRVTIDCKPENGEFKTRGFGELDEEGKFKVSLPSEVVKDGKLKEECYAQLHSASAAPCPSHDGLESSKIVLKSKTDEKHTFGLAGKLKFSPVTCTSAFLWPHFKYPPLPKLPPLPKWKLPPLKDFHHPYLFPPKVFPPFPPKVFPPLPPKLFPPKPFPPPLPVYKKPLPPPVPIYKPEPKPPVFKPPPVPIYKKPLPPPVPIYKKPLPPPVPIYKPKPKPPVFKPPPVPIYKPKPPVFKLPPVPIYKKPLPPPVPIYKPKPKPPVFKPPPVPIYKPKPPVFKPPPVPVYKPKPKPPIYKPLPPPVPISKPLPPIPKIPPFYKKPLPPLPKLPPHPKIPPIYKPKPPVFKPPPVPIYKPEPKPPIYKPLPPPVPIYKPLPPIPKIPPFYKKPCPPLPKLPPHPKIPPKYLNHPKFGKWPPLPPYSPIH
- the LOC18097900 gene encoding proline-rich protein 4 isoform X5, which gives rise to MRILPVFRGAVLCFYVSLLFAATFCYAGDKTVEVVGTGECADCAESNIKTVHAFSGLRVTIDCKPENGEFKTRGFGELDEEGKFKVSLPSEVVKDGKLKEECYAQLHSASAAPCPSHDGLESSKIVLKSKTDEKHTFGLAGKLKFSPVTCTSAFLWPHFKYPPLPKLPPLPKWKLPPLKDFHHPYLFPPKVFPPFPPKVFPPLPPKLFPPKPFPPPLPVYKKPLPPPVPIYKPEPKPPVFKPPPVPIYKKPLPPPVPIYKPKPKPPVFKPPPVPIYKPKPPVFKLPPVPIYKKPLPPPVPIYKPKPKPPVFKPPPVPIYKPKPPVFKPPPVPVYKPKPKPPIYKPLPPPVPISKPLPPIPKIPPFYKKPLPPLPKLPPHPKIPPIYKPKPPVFKPPPVPIYKPEPKPPIYKPLPPPVPIYKPLPPIPKIPPFYKKPCPPLPKLPPHPKIPPKYLNHPKFGKWPPLPPYSPIH